The window CTCACCATCATCGCCATCTTCACGCCCGCCAGCTTCATGTCCGGCATCGCCGGCCAGTTCTTCAAGCAGTTCGGCATCACGGTCGCGGTGCAGGTGCTGTTCTCGCTGCTGGCCGCCCGCTTCGTCACGCCCATGCTGGCCGCGTACCTGATGAAGCCCCATCGCGCCGTGGAGGCCCGTCAAGGGCCGGTTCTGCGCGCCTACACGCGCCTCGCCTCGGCCTCAGTGCGCCACTACCCCATCACGCTGCTGGTCGGCCTCGGGATCTTCGCGGCGTCGATCGCGAGCATCGGCCTGCTCTCCAAGGGGTTCCTGCCGGCCCAGGACACGTCGCGCTCGGTCATGGGCGTCGAGCTGCCGCCCGGGTCGGAGCTGGCCTATACCGAGAAGGTCACGGGAGACGTCACGGCCGCCATCCGAGGCCTGCCCGAGGTCCGCGACGTCTTCGTGAACGGCGGCCGCCTGCCGCAGGGCAACATCGACGAGCGGCGCGCCACGATCATCGTCAACTACGCGCCGAAGCGGGACCGCCGCCTCAGCCAGCGCGCGCTCGAACGCGAGATCGACCTCCGCCTGCGCAAGATCCCCGACATCCGGCACTTCTTCGTCGACGAGAACGGCCTCCGGGCCATCTCCTACGTGGTGCGAGGGCCCGACCCGCGCATCGTCGCCAATGTGGCGGACGAACTCGTCGATCAGGCGCGGCGGATCGACGGCGTCGGAAACGTGATCGCCGGCACGGCGCTGGAGCGGCCGGAGCTCGTCATCGAGCCGCACCTGGACCTGTCGGCCCGGCTCGGCGTCATGCCGGAGATGCTGGCCGAGACCGTCCGCGTCGCCACCATCGGGGACGTGGGTCCCGCGCTGCCCAAGTTCGACGCGGGCGGCGCTCTGGTGCCCATCCGCGTGCAGCTCGACGACCGCGCCCGGAACGACCTCGCCGTGCTCCGGTCCCTGCGGGTTCCGGCGGGCGCGGGCGGCAGCGTGCCGCTCGCAGCCGTCGCCGACCTGTCGCCTCGCCAGGGGCCCACCAACATCACGCGCTACGACCGGCAGCGCCAGGCCACCGTGGAGGCGGATCTCGTCGGCGACGCCGCGCTCGGCGACGCGCTGAAGAGCGTCGCCGCCCTGCCTGTCATGCGCTCGCTTCCTCCCGGCACGGTGGTGGACCAAGGCGGCGACGCCGAAAGCCTCAACGAGCTATCGGCCGGTTTCGCGCACGCCCTCAGCGCCGGCCTCATGATGGTCTACGCCGTGCTGGTGCTGCTGTTCGGCAGCTTCCTGCAGCCCCTGACGGTGCTGTTCTCCCTGCCCCTGTCCCTGGGCGGTGCCGTGATCGCGCTGATGGTCACCGGCCAGCAGCTCACGACGCCGGTCTGGATCGGCATCCTGATGCTCATGGGCATCGTGACCAAGAACGCCATCATGCTGATCGAGTTCGCGATCGAGGCCATGCGCGACGGCACGCCCCGCGCGGCGGCGATCGTCGAGGCCGGGCAGAAGCGCGCCCGACCCATCGTGATGACCACGGTCGCCATGGTGGCCGGGATGCTGCCGAGCGCCCTCGCCTTCGGCATCGGCGGGGAGTTCCGCTCGCCGATGGCGATCGCGGTGATCGGCGGGCTGGTGTTCTCGACCCTGCTGTCCCTGGTCTTCGTCCCGTCGGTGTTCATGGCGGTCTGCGCCCTGTCCGACGGCCTCCTCTGGCTGGGCCGCGCCGTCGCGGGAGGCGCGCGCGGCCGCCAGGGCCGGGCCGGGCCGGCGATCGACGGCCGGGTCGAGGGCGCCTCCGATCCGGTCTAGCGTCGCCGCCGCGAGCGACGAATTGCAGTTTCCCGCTCGTGGCCTGCTCTATTCCGCGCCCGGCTCGACGAGGATCGGGCTCACCTCCTCCCCGTCGCGCAGGAACGGGCCGGCGCGCACCACCACGACGTCGCGCTCCTTGAGGCCGGAGACGATCTCCACCTCGGTCCCGGACGCCAGCCCCACGCTCACGCGGCGGGCCTGCACCTGCCGGCCCACGACGACCTGCACGACGGTGCCGTCGGGCGGGTACAGGACGGCGGACGACGGCACGCCGACGCCGCAGCGCCGCCCCACCACGATGCGGCCGTGCGCGAAGGTTCCGACGCGGACCTCGTGCCCCCCGCTGATCGCGACGCGGAGGCGGCCGAGCTGCGAGCCGGGGCTGACGGCCGGCAGGATCGCCTGAACGGTCCCGGACAGGTCCGGCGATCCGAGCGGCGTCACGGTCACGGGCTGCCCGACCGCGGCCTTGAGGAGGTCGGCCGCGGTCGCCTCGGCCTGCAGGTCGAGGTCGCCGCCGGCGATGATCCGGAACAGGGGCTGGCGCGGGGAGGCCGGGGCGCCGGGGCTCGCGTCGCTGACCTCGACGATGCCCGCCACCGGGCTGCGCACCGCCTCCGGGGCCGCGTTGCCCTGTCCCTCGGCCGGGACGAGCCGAGCCAGGATCTGCCCGGGGGTCACCTCGTCGCGCACATCGACCAGCGTCTGCCCGACTTGCAGCCCGTCGCGATCCGGGCCGGCGCCGACCTCCCGCCGCGGCACCACCGTGCCCGAAACGTCGACGCGATCCTCGAAGCACAGGGTCCGCGCCGGCGTCACGCTGACCGCCATGCCGGACAGGCGGTCAGGGTCGGGGGGTTCAGCCCCGCTCGGCACGACCGACGCGAGCAGGCCGGCCACCCCCAGGACGGCGGCGGCGAGCTCGCGGATCCCCCCGCTCCGCACGACCCGAGTGGATGCGGTTCTCGCGCGGGATCGATCGGCGGACCCGCCTGCCGCGAACCTGTGTGCCACAGCGCGTCCTCCCAGCCCTGGCCCGTCCCGCCGCTGTCATGGCTTCACCGCGAGCTCATGAACGGGCTCGCCTTTCGGGCGAGACATCGCTCAACCGCAGATAGATCTCCGAGCCTTCCGGTCCGTCGCCCGGCGGACATCTCGTGCAAAGGCGCCGCTCCCG is drawn from Lichenibacterium dinghuense and contains these coding sequences:
- a CDS encoding efflux RND transporter periplasmic adaptor subunit, with the protein product MRSGGIRELAAAVLGVAGLLASVVPSGAEPPDPDRLSGMAVSVTPARTLCFEDRVDVSGTVVPRREVGAGPDRDGLQVGQTLVDVRDEVTPGQILARLVPAEGQGNAAPEAVRSPVAGIVEVSDASPGAPASPRQPLFRIIAGGDLDLQAEATAADLLKAAVGQPVTVTPLGSPDLSGTVQAILPAVSPGSQLGRLRVAISGGHEVRVGTFAHGRIVVGRRCGVGVPSSAVLYPPDGTVVQVVVGRQVQARRVSVGLASGTEVEIVSGLKERDVVVVRAGPFLRDGEEVSPILVEPGAE
- a CDS encoding efflux RND transporter permease subunit; the encoded protein is MALNVSSLAIRRPLPSIVFSIVLLLLGWSSFLRLPVTRLPSADIPLISVVVSQFGAAPAEIEAQVTRTVEDGVSSVEGVRHISSSITDGLSVTTIAFRLETNTDRALNDVKDAVTRVRASLPRSAEEPLIQRVDVVGLPIVTYAAVAPDKTPAQISAFMDEVVKRSLQDVKGVGQVDLIGGVTREILVALDPYRLQAFGLSAVDVSRRLRGTNVTVTGGRAAIGGRDEAIRTLASAPTLDALASTMVTLPSGGEVRLKDLGGVTDSIAERRSFARLDGNAVVAVGVKRAQGASDVVVADAVRRRIDLIRAEHPDFDLRLIDTSVDFTVGNYDAAIETLFEGAILAVVIVFLFLRDIRATVIVALSLPLSIMPAFWAMDVLGFSLNLVSFLAITLSTGILVDDSIVEIENIVRHMRMGKPALQAASDAADEIGLAVIAISLTIIAIFTPASFMSGIAGQFFKQFGITVAVQVLFSLLAARFVTPMLAAYLMKPHRAVEARQGPVLRAYTRLASASVRHYPITLLVGLGIFAASIASIGLLSKGFLPAQDTSRSVMGVELPPGSELAYTEKVTGDVTAAIRGLPEVRDVFVNGGRLPQGNIDERRATIIVNYAPKRDRRLSQRALEREIDLRLRKIPDIRHFFVDENGLRAISYVVRGPDPRIVANVADELVDQARRIDGVGNVIAGTALERPELVIEPHLDLSARLGVMPEMLAETVRVATIGDVGPALPKFDAGGALVPIRVQLDDRARNDLAVLRSLRVPAGAGGSVPLAAVADLSPRQGPTNITRYDRQRQATVEADLVGDAALGDALKSVAALPVMRSLPPGTVVDQGGDAESLNELSAGFAHALSAGLMMVYAVLVLLFGSFLQPLTVLFSLPLSLGGAVIALMVTGQQLTTPVWIGILMLMGIVTKNAIMLIEFAIEAMRDGTPRAAAIVEAGQKRARPIVMTTVAMVAGMLPSALAFGIGGEFRSPMAIAVIGGLVFSTLLSLVFVPSVFMAVCALSDGLLWLGRAVAGGARGRQGRAGPAIDGRVEGASDPV